From Spirochaetales bacterium, a single genomic window includes:
- a CDS encoding HDIG domain-containing protein, with protein sequence MKTYTKIHKFKNPSLLPDWIQGKSYIRWVFLSILIASVLTFVIILISAWFDIPFSHVRVSDYKLNELAPETFIVTRNIRYEDEAATNVKKEARAKSVLPVFELKRDVTRKCLKQFELFISIVYNGAEQRKGIEKIMNEIQIELPHIINNIGNSEIEALIKLYPNHEEVVGAAEKILTEVLEKGIFSRLEEIIARNENFFTEGKIDHWRGTYEHTEVPIDKAISMNNLQDWIKDKTTTLPLDEVKKSLVILLVTMFAQENSFYNSEKTEENRHKESEQVEKEYRELRKGEVIVEKGYIVTEEALKKIKIHGESDISLNIYNIIGSLFIVIILYTMAVFLMNKRIIGLRLKKNQILLLICLGFIYLVWIVILTKIPFESEWLPISIYLPTAAFAVVVSLLITPLAGTIFTLIISTAILFVTKMDANAFIFAFLSGIAGCIVTIKTEKMIDLIIAGLFLSLFNSFVLLTLGLLRNFHTDEIFVAIGLGSFNGFSCGLLGIGLLILLEHMMNLASRFRLLELSDLNSPIFKKMLTRAPGTYNHSVMMAHLAETACTEIGANPLLARVGAYYHDIGKMDQPEYFIENQTHDNKHDELKPSLSIAVIKSHVKIGVEKAKELNLPEEVIDIIAQHHGKGLITYFYHRAMSENKNEKISSDDYKYPGERPKSKEAAVVLLADVVEAASRTLKRPTVGKLEKYIWKIIMDKFTTGELSECQLTFNELETIKKSFVQILSGYFHSRIEYPKVKEIMK encoded by the coding sequence ATGAAAACCTACACGAAGATTCATAAGTTCAAAAATCCGTCACTGTTGCCGGACTGGATACAGGGAAAATCATATATACGGTGGGTATTTCTGTCCATTTTGATCGCGTCGGTGTTAACGTTTGTCATTATCCTGATTTCAGCATGGTTCGATATCCCGTTTTCGCATGTACGAGTATCCGATTATAAACTGAACGAATTGGCGCCTGAAACCTTTATCGTGACACGAAATATACGCTATGAAGACGAAGCGGCGACAAATGTGAAAAAAGAGGCACGGGCGAAAAGTGTCCTTCCTGTCTTTGAACTCAAAAGGGATGTCACGAGAAAATGTCTCAAACAATTCGAACTTTTTATTTCCATCGTCTATAACGGGGCGGAGCAGCGTAAAGGGATCGAAAAGATCATGAATGAGATACAGATCGAGCTTCCCCACATCATCAATAATATCGGCAACAGCGAGATCGAGGCCCTCATCAAGCTTTACCCGAATCATGAAGAGGTCGTCGGTGCTGCGGAAAAAATTCTCACCGAGGTTCTCGAGAAAGGTATTTTCAGCCGTCTTGAGGAAATTATCGCGCGAAACGAAAATTTTTTTACTGAAGGAAAAATCGATCATTGGCGGGGGACCTACGAACATACAGAGGTACCGATCGACAAGGCGATCAGCATGAATAATCTCCAGGACTGGATTAAGGACAAGACAACGACGCTTCCGCTGGATGAGGTAAAAAAGAGCCTGGTCATCCTCCTCGTCACTATGTTTGCCCAGGAAAACTCATTCTATAATAGTGAAAAAACAGAGGAAAACAGGCACAAGGAAAGCGAACAGGTAGAAAAGGAATACAGGGAACTCCGCAAAGGAGAAGTCATTGTTGAAAAAGGATATATCGTCACTGAAGAAGCCCTTAAAAAGATAAAGATTCATGGAGAGAGTGACATAAGCCTCAATATCTATAATATTATCGGATCGTTGTTCATCGTCATTATACTCTACACTATGGCCGTTTTTTTAATGAACAAACGGATTATCGGCTTGAGACTCAAAAAGAATCAGATACTCCTTTTAATCTGTCTTGGATTTATTTATCTCGTATGGATTGTTATCCTTACGAAAATCCCCTTTGAATCGGAGTGGCTGCCGATTTCCATTTACCTTCCGACCGCCGCATTTGCCGTGGTCGTTTCCCTTCTCATCACACCCCTTGCCGGCACAATTTTTACGCTGATCATCTCCACAGCGATCCTTTTTGTGACGAAAATGGATGCGAATGCTTTTATTTTCGCGTTTCTGTCCGGGATCGCCGGCTGTATCGTAACCATAAAAACAGAAAAGATGATCGATCTTATTATTGCGGGTCTCTTCCTGTCGTTATTTAATTCGTTTGTTCTGCTTACGCTGGGGCTGTTAAGAAATTTCCATACGGATGAAATTTTCGTCGCAATCGGGTTGGGGAGTTTCAACGGTTTTTCGTGCGGCCTTTTGGGAATAGGACTGCTGATATTACTTGAACATATGATGAACCTCGCCTCACGATTCAGATTACTCGAGTTATCCGATTTGAATTCCCCTATTTTCAAAAAAATGCTTACAAGGGCTCCGGGTACCTATAATCATTCGGTCATGATGGCCCATCTTGCGGAGACAGCATGCACGGAGATAGGGGCGAATCCGCTTCTCGCACGGGTAGGCGCCTATTATCACGATATCGGAAAAATGGATCAGCCGGAATATTTTATCGAGAATCAGACTCATGACAACAAGCATGACGAACTCAAGCCGAGTCTGTCGATCGCGGTGATAAAATCACATGTAAAAATCGGGGTTGAAAAGGCGAAGGAACTCAATCTGCCTGAAGAGGTCATCGATATCATCGCACAGCACCACGGCAAGGGACTTATCACTTATTTCTATCATCGGGCGATGAGTGAAAATAAAAACGAGAAGATTTCCTCAGACGACTACAAGTATCCCGGTGAACGCCCCAAAAGCAAAGAGGCCGCTGTTGTTCTCCTCGCGGATGTGGTCGAAGCGGCGTCCCGAA
- a CDS encoding PhoH family protein, with the protein MSKNLSIVLNDSSIIHDIVGVNDQNLKLVEELFGVKLHTQGNEIVLETDDKGVIDDIKSMFDQLETHIKMGQLLNPDLLRAVHRSIGDGNHEDADLLKKHHIFVPKGIKKIFPRNKNQALYLEKMKNRDIVFSVGPAGTGKTFLAVAEALKEVFSHQKRKLIITRPIVEAGESLGYLPGDLEQKIHPYLRPIYDAIESIIPQPMIKKCEESNIIEIAPLAYMRGRTLSDCFVILDEAQNTSKKQMMMFLTRIDRGSKAVITGDITQIDLPNRLDSGLVHAISILKTIEEIGFIFFSKEDVVRNPLVKKIVQAYENLHEDS; encoded by the coding sequence TTGAGCAAGAACCTATCTATAGTCCTCAATGATAGCAGTATAATACACGATATTGTTGGGGTTAATGATCAGAATCTGAAATTGGTGGAAGAGTTATTTGGAGTGAAACTCCACACACAAGGAAACGAAATCGTCCTCGAAACTGACGATAAAGGCGTTATCGACGATATCAAATCCATGTTCGATCAACTCGAAACGCATATCAAAATGGGACAGCTTTTAAATCCCGATCTTTTGCGCGCCGTTCACCGGTCGATCGGAGACGGAAACCACGAAGATGCGGATTTGTTAAAGAAACATCATATATTCGTTCCAAAAGGAATTAAAAAAATATTTCCGCGGAATAAAAATCAGGCCCTTTATCTTGAAAAAATGAAAAACAGGGACATTGTTTTCAGTGTCGGTCCGGCAGGCACGGGAAAGACGTTTCTCGCCGTGGCAGAAGCCCTCAAAGAGGTATTTTCTCATCAAAAACGAAAACTCATTATTACGCGGCCGATCGTTGAAGCGGGAGAAAGTCTCGGGTATCTTCCCGGCGATCTGGAACAGAAAATTCATCCCTATTTGCGACCAATATATGATGCAATCGAATCGATTATCCCGCAGCCGATGATAAAAAAATGCGAAGAAAGTAATATTATCGAAATTGCCCCGCTCGCGTATATGCGTGGCAGAACCCTCTCGGATTGTTTTGTCATCCTCGACGAAGCGCAAAATACATCGAAAAAGCAGATGATGATGTTTCTCACACGTATCGACAGGGGCTCAAAAGCGGTAATAACAGGCGATATTACACAAATAGACCTTCCCAATCGGCTGGATTCAGGTCTTGTCCATGCAATATCGATTCTCAAAACAATCGAAGAAATAGGTTTTATTTTTTTCAGCAAGGAGGATGTTGTGCGCAATCCCCTGGTAAAAAAGATTGTGCAGGCATATGAAAACCTACACGAAGATTCATAA
- a CDS encoding LPS-assembly protein LptD: MLKIIPSIQLIILLFMFGSGIGLYPQDDQPVTGGEGIVPDKQESESGGDIKESKEEGALSLFEQTLADDINTATYYDLVSWCEQIGIDKSGDVRAIRDRIFKFYNIDPNSVKSGEKAPKRKIEISSAKKSDYFTIGEINESYLVLEGNVVVEVIDLEKNVRHHIKAQRITLNQTQNVLTAEQDIEYILTRSEGTPEVFKGESFSFNINSWEGVFYRGGGRTEREIEEGKTSTFVFMGDAISRLSDDTIILDNGVITSDKSPDNPYWKITATKIWVLAPGEWAIFNAVFHVGSVPIFYIPFFFYPGDELFFHPVIGYREREGTFLQTTTYLVGEKEKKKSPFSFLRVTEEDAKKYKKEIKGLFLRQVKGDEAAKAETVSGFLKLMIDVYLRLGGFVGIEGEIPQKLKIKGGVAASRSLFYDVYGGFYTPHYDGDGDDELEDYWNSTNLFGMKIPLRYALETSFSGVKLGFLSTSGLIELFSDPYFEKDFYERKEDFDITSLIGMGEIEDTTLILPDLKQNLTWSITSEIDFSSLMPKPYINELKISRMNVNFNWNNKNAENWYGDNVLYAADPARTFFYPIKLFAPDVKANISGTLLSFGSSGAAKKQEKASEADPGKGFRPPFHGEKEHAIPEEQGTAGEAGGQTETVKRGELHEPAIKGFTEKDTGVTLETGSEFSLDYSVTPEFKMETQYDAADWQKVDDIDFGTWLTLLQTGGPASLYYSAKYFGKLFTINGSLALNGWYKTRFNRSPDYPETTWENELTNDYNGSYVSLTKSLNTTIKPLYTIRDFTNSYINYRLTWMFYKYRFDELDGSVPIYTSDWFLWEREQVTSHSLNNMIEYDPGFLDLKAICNISRLPPLLMEIQPSMSLAFWILTTTVGTKMYEKEKNNWYFDTVTITETVNLSPAFILSESLTYDTEESAWMDSKTALSLFLIPGTSMYLLNQNVDYSLFHQKVTSSTSTLQFPGFTAIFAAQEMLPFRYDSKYEQLVEDNGTTKRLLPNKLTVSYNTGLLNWDFWQKRMKVSSSLETSLNIFFEEFTASNFNITCTLNWNIAEFLELTFSVSSYNDSIFLYIPGFIDRLPDGLVEPVDFFDDLFKSFNFFNEEDRIFSNFNLKTLNLSLVHHLYDWDLTLNFNGSFKEIVTGKKEWYPTVSIFVEWIPIPEIKKEMKGEGDTFNIIGG, translated from the coding sequence GTGTTAAAAATTATACCGTCTATACAATTAATTATCCTTTTGTTCATGTTCGGTTCGGGCATCGGCCTTTATCCACAGGATGACCAGCCGGTAACAGGGGGGGAAGGTATCGTTCCGGATAAACAGGAAAGTGAATCGGGTGGCGATATAAAAGAATCGAAAGAGGAGGGGGCATTATCGCTTTTCGAGCAAACCCTCGCAGACGATATAAATACGGCAACCTATTACGACCTCGTCTCCTGGTGCGAGCAGATCGGTATTGACAAAAGCGGCGATGTGCGGGCGATCCGGGACAGGATTTTCAAATTTTACAACATCGATCCTAATTCGGTGAAAAGCGGTGAGAAGGCGCCAAAAAGAAAGATCGAAATATCATCGGCAAAAAAATCCGACTATTTCACTATCGGGGAAATAAACGAATCATATCTTGTCCTTGAAGGGAATGTCGTCGTCGAAGTGATCGATCTGGAAAAGAATGTCAGACACCATATCAAAGCACAACGGATTACCCTTAATCAAACGCAAAATGTTTTGACCGCGGAACAGGATATCGAATATATTCTGACCCGAAGCGAGGGGACACCGGAAGTATTCAAAGGCGAGAGTTTTTCCTTCAATATCAATTCATGGGAGGGGGTTTTTTACCGCGGCGGGGGCCGGACCGAACGGGAAATCGAAGAAGGCAAGACATCGACGTTTGTTTTTATGGGGGATGCGATCTCGAGGCTTTCCGACGATACCATTATCCTCGATAACGGAGTGATAACATCCGATAAATCCCCGGATAATCCTTACTGGAAGATCACCGCGACGAAAATATGGGTATTGGCTCCGGGTGAATGGGCGATATTCAATGCCGTGTTTCATGTCGGGTCGGTTCCGATTTTCTATATTCCGTTTTTTTTCTATCCGGGTGATGAATTGTTTTTTCATCCGGTTATCGGTTACAGGGAGCGGGAGGGAACGTTCCTGCAGACAACCACCTATCTTGTCGGTGAAAAGGAAAAGAAGAAGAGTCCGTTTTCCTTTTTACGGGTGACGGAAGAAGACGCCAAAAAATATAAAAAAGAGATCAAAGGGCTTTTCCTGCGGCAGGTAAAAGGAGATGAGGCTGCAAAAGCGGAAACGGTAAGCGGGTTTCTCAAATTGATGATCGATGTTTACCTCCGCCTTGGAGGATTTGTGGGGATAGAAGGTGAAATACCCCAAAAACTCAAGATCAAAGGCGGTGTCGCTGCAAGCAGGAGTCTGTTTTATGATGTTTACGGTGGTTTTTACACTCCTCATTATGACGGTGACGGTGACGATGAACTCGAGGACTACTGGAACTCGACGAATCTCTTTGGCATGAAGATACCGCTTCGTTATGCACTGGAGACCTCTTTCAGCGGCGTCAAACTCGGTTTTTTATCGACAAGCGGATTAATTGAATTGTTCTCCGATCCATATTTCGAAAAGGATTTTTACGAACGCAAGGAGGATTTCGATATTACCTCACTCATCGGTATGGGTGAAATTGAAGATACTACGCTGATTTTGCCCGATTTGAAGCAGAATCTCACCTGGTCGATTACCTCGGAGATTGATTTTTCATCGTTAATGCCCAAACCCTACATTAATGAATTGAAGATTTCAAGAATGAACGTCAACTTCAACTGGAACAATAAAAACGCGGAAAACTGGTACGGCGATAATGTTCTTTACGCAGCCGATCCGGCCCGCACATTCTTTTATCCGATAAAGCTTTTCGCACCGGACGTAAAGGCCAATATTAGTGGAACACTGCTTTCTTTTGGATCGTCCGGCGCGGCGAAGAAGCAGGAAAAAGCATCCGAAGCCGATCCCGGAAAGGGGTTCAGGCCGCCTTTCCACGGCGAGAAAGAACATGCGATACCGGAAGAACAGGGCACGGCCGGTGAAGCGGGCGGGCAGACGGAGACGGTAAAACGGGGAGAATTGCATGAACCCGCGATCAAGGGATTTACCGAAAAGGACACAGGTGTTACGCTAGAAACCGGTTCCGAGTTTTCTTTGGATTATTCGGTCACCCCCGAGTTCAAGATGGAAACCCAGTACGATGCGGCGGACTGGCAAAAGGTGGATGATATCGATTTCGGCACCTGGCTGACGCTTCTTCAAACCGGGGGTCCGGCAAGCCTCTATTACTCGGCAAAATATTTCGGTAAATTATTTACCATAAACGGAAGCCTGGCGCTTAACGGATGGTATAAAACGAGATTCAACCGTTCACCGGATTATCCGGAGACGACATGGGAAAATGAGCTCACGAATGATTACAACGGTTCCTATGTTTCACTTACCAAAAGCCTCAATACCACGATCAAACCATTATACACGATACGTGACTTTACCAATTCATACATTAATTACAGACTCACCTGGATGTTTTATAAGTACAGATTTGACGAACTGGATGGGAGTGTACCGATATATACAAGCGACTGGTTTCTTTGGGAAAGGGAACAGGTAACGAGTCACAGTCTCAACAACATGATTGAATACGATCCGGGATTTCTTGACTTGAAGGCAATATGTAATATTTCGAGACTCCCTCCGCTGCTTATGGAAATACAACCTTCGATGTCGCTCGCTTTCTGGATACTCACGACAACCGTCGGCACGAAGATGTATGAAAAGGAGAAGAACAACTGGTATTTCGATACCGTAACGATAACGGAAACGGTGAACCTTTCTCCGGCTTTCATCTTGTCCGAAAGTCTGACATACGATACCGAAGAAAGCGCGTGGATGGATTCGAAAACCGCGTTATCGCTTTTCCTTATTCCCGGTACCTCCATGTACCTCCTCAATCAGAATGTGGACTACAGTTTGTTTCATCAGAAAGTGACATCGAGTACATCGACTTTACAATTTCCCGGATTCACTGCGATCTTTGCGGCGCAGGAAATGCTCCCGTTTCGCTATGATTCGAAATATGAACAACTTGTTGAGGATAACGGTACAACCAAACGGTTATTACCCAACAAGCTGACCGTGAGTTACAATACGGGACTTCTTAATTGGGATTTCTGGCAAAAACGAATGAAAGTATCATCCTCATTGGAAACGTCATTGAACATTTTTTTTGAAGAATTTACCGCAAGTAATTTTAATATCACATGTACACTCAACTGGAATATTGCCGAGTTCCTTGAATTAACCTTCAGCGTTTCTTCATACAATGACAGTATTTTCCTCTATATCCCCGGTTTTATCGACAGACTCCCCGACGGACTCGTCGAACCTGTCGATTTTTTCGATGATCTTTTTAAATCATTCAATTTTTTTAACGAAGAAGACAGGATATTTTCGAATTTTAACCTGAAAACACTCAATCTGAGTCTTGTCCATCACCTTTATGACTGGGATCTTACCCTGAATTTTAACGGTTCTTTTAAAGAAATTGTGACGGGGAAAAAAGAATGGTATCCGACGGTATCGATATTCGTCGAGTGGATACCAATCCCGGAAATCAAGAAGGAAATGAAAGGGGAGGGAGACACATTCAATATTATTGGGGGTTGA